One Bifidobacterium angulatum DSM 20098 = JCM 7096 DNA window includes the following coding sequences:
- the adhE gene encoding bifunctional acetaldehyde-CoA/alcohol dehydrogenase — protein MAETKNSAAKPAPEEKLAAAEAEVDALVAKGQKALVEFEKLDQKQVDHIVAKASVAALNKHLVLAKMAVDETHRGLVEDKATKNIFACEHVTHYMAGQKTVGIIREDDVLGIDEVAEPVGVVAGVTPVTNPTSTAIFKSLIALKTRCPIIFGFHPGAQNCSVAAAKIVRDAAIEAGAPENCIQWIEHPSIEATGALMKHDGIATILATGGPGMVKAAYSSGKPALGVGAGNAPAYVDKDVDIVRAANDLVLSKHFDYGMICATEQAIIAHKDIYKDLIKELKLRKAYFVNKEEKAKLEQYMFGCVAGSGQTPKLNSVVPGKSPQFIAKAAGFEIPADATILAAECKEVSDDEPLTHEKLAPVQAVLKADNKEQAFEMCETMLKLGAGHTAAIHTNNEDLVREYGLRMHACRIIWNQPSSLGGIGDIYNSIAPSLTLGCGSYGGNSVSGNVQAVNLINIKRIARRNNNMQWFKIPAKTYFEPNAIKYLRDMYGIEKAVIVCDKVMEQLGIVDKIIDQLRARDNRVTFRIIDYVEPEPSVDTVEKGAAMMREEFEPDTIIAVGGGSPMDAAKIMWLLYEHPEIAFSDVREKFFDIRKRAFKIPPLGEKAKLVCIPTSSGTGSEVTPFAVITDHKTGYKYPITDYALTPSVAIVDPVLARTQPRKLASDAGFDALTHSFEAYVSVYANDFTDAMALHAAKLVWDNLAESVNGEPGLAKTNAQEKMHNAATMAGMAFGSAFLGMCHGMAHTLGALLHIAHGRTNSILLPYVIRYNGQIPEEPTSWPKYNKYIAPERYQEIAKNLGVDPGKTPAEGVENLAKAVEDYRDNKLGMNKSFQECGVDEDFFWSILDQAGMRAYEDQCTPANPRIPLINDMKDIAVAAYYGVSQAEGHKIRVEREGEAATEEASERV, from the coding sequence GTGGCAGAGACTAAGAACAGCGCAGCGAAGCCGGCTCCGGAAGAAAAGCTCGCCGCAGCCGAAGCTGAAGTGGACGCACTCGTGGCCAAGGGCCAGAAGGCTCTCGTCGAATTCGAAAAGCTCGACCAGAAGCAGGTCGACCATATCGTCGCCAAGGCCTCCGTGGCGGCGCTGAACAAGCATTTGGTACTCGCCAAGATGGCCGTGGACGAGACCCACCGTGGTCTGGTCGAGGACAAGGCCACCAAGAATATCTTCGCCTGCGAGCACGTCACCCATTACATGGCCGGCCAGAAGACCGTCGGCATCATCCGCGAAGACGATGTGCTGGGCATCGACGAGGTCGCCGAGCCTGTCGGCGTGGTCGCCGGTGTCACCCCGGTCACCAACCCGACTTCCACCGCCATCTTCAAGTCCCTGATCGCACTGAAGACCCGTTGCCCCATCATCTTCGGCTTCCATCCGGGCGCCCAGAACTGTTCCGTGGCCGCCGCCAAGATCGTACGCGACGCCGCCATCGAGGCAGGCGCCCCCGAGAACTGCATCCAGTGGATCGAGCATCCTTCCATCGAGGCAACCGGCGCCCTGATGAAGCATGATGGCATCGCCACCATCCTCGCCACCGGCGGCCCGGGCATGGTCAAGGCCGCATACTCCTCCGGCAAGCCCGCCCTCGGCGTCGGCGCCGGTAACGCGCCGGCATACGTCGACAAGGATGTGGACATCGTCCGCGCCGCCAACGACCTGGTGCTGTCCAAGCACTTCGACTACGGCATGATCTGCGCCACCGAACAGGCGATCATCGCCCACAAAGACATCTACAAGGACCTCATCAAGGAGCTCAAGCTCCGCAAGGCATACTTCGTCAACAAGGAAGAGAAGGCCAAGCTCGAGCAGTACATGTTCGGCTGCGTGGCAGGCAGCGGCCAGACCCCGAAGCTGAACTCCGTGGTGCCGGGCAAATCCCCGCAGTTCATCGCCAAGGCCGCAGGCTTCGAGATTCCGGCCGACGCCACCATTCTGGCCGCGGAATGCAAGGAGGTCTCCGACGACGAGCCGCTGACCCACGAGAAGCTCGCCCCGGTGCAGGCCGTGCTGAAGGCCGACAACAAGGAGCAGGCCTTCGAGATGTGCGAGACCATGCTTAAGCTCGGTGCTGGCCATACCGCCGCCATCCACACCAACAACGAGGATCTGGTCCGTGAATACGGTCTGCGCATGCACGCATGCCGCATCATCTGGAACCAGCCGAGCTCTCTTGGCGGCATCGGCGATATCTACAACTCCATCGCCCCGTCGCTCACGCTGGGCTGCGGCTCCTACGGCGGCAACTCGGTTTCCGGCAACGTGCAGGCCGTCAACCTCATCAACATCAAGCGCATTGCTCGGAGGAACAACAACATGCAGTGGTTCAAGATCCCGGCCAAGACCTATTTCGAGCCGAATGCCATCAAATACCTGCGCGACATGTACGGCATCGAGAAGGCCGTCATCGTGTGCGACAAGGTGATGGAACAGCTCGGCATCGTCGATAAGATCATCGACCAGCTGCGTGCGCGCGACAATCGCGTCACCTTCCGTATCATCGACTACGTCGAGCCGGAGCCTTCCGTCGACACCGTCGAGAAGGGCGCGGCGATGATGCGCGAGGAGTTCGAGCCGGATACCATCATCGCGGTCGGCGGCGGCTCCCCGATGGACGCCGCGAAGATCATGTGGCTGCTGTACGAGCACCCGGAAATCGCCTTCTCCGATGTGCGCGAGAAGTTCTTCGATATCCGCAAGCGCGCCTTCAAGATCCCGCCGCTGGGCGAGAAGGCCAAGCTGGTGTGCATTCCGACCTCCTCCGGCACCGGTTCCGAAGTCACGCCGTTCGCCGTGATCACCGATCACAAGACCGGCTACAAATACCCGATCACCGATTATGCGCTGACTCCGTCCGTGGCCATCGTCGACCCGGTGCTGGCACGCACCCAGCCGCGCAAGCTGGCTTCCGACGCTGGCTTCGACGCTCTGACCCACTCCTTCGAAGCCTATGTGTCCGTGTACGCCAACGACTTCACCGACGCCATGGCGCTGCACGCGGCCAAGCTGGTATGGGACAATCTGGCGGAATCCGTCAACGGTGAGCCAGGCTTGGCTAAGACCAACGCCCAGGAGAAGATGCACAACGCCGCCACCATGGCTGGCATGGCCTTCGGCTCCGCTTTCCTCGGCATGTGCCATGGCATGGCCCACACGCTGGGCGCGCTGCTGCACATCGCCCACGGCCGCACCAACTCCATCCTGCTTCCGTACGTGATCCGTTACAACGGCCAGATTCCTGAGGAACCCACCTCCTGGCCGAAGTACAACAAGTACATCGCGCCGGAACGCTACCAGGAGATTGCCAAGAACCTGGGTGTCGACCCGGGCAAGACCCCGGCCGAAGGTGTGGAGAACCTGGCGAAGGCCGTCGAGGATTACCGCGACAACAAGCTCGGCATGAACAAGAGCTTCCAGGAGTGTGGTGTGGACGAGGACTTCTTCTGGTCCATCCTCGATCAGGCCGGCATGCGTGCCTACGAGGATCAGTGCACCCCGGCGAATCCGCGTATCCCGCTGATCAACGATATGAAGGACATCGCCGTGGCCGCGTACTATGGCGTCTCTCAGGCCGAAGGCCACAAGATTCGCGTGGAGCGTGAGGGCGAGGCCGCCACGGAGGAAGCCTCCGAGCGCGTGTGA